A stretch of Miscanthus floridulus cultivar M001 chromosome 13, ASM1932011v1, whole genome shotgun sequence DNA encodes these proteins:
- the LOC136502015 gene encoding heavy metal-associated isoprenylated plant protein 23-like yields MGGVASELVGASRERQSRKRKQFHTVELKVRMDCDGCELKVRNTLARVRGVESVEINRKQQKVTVKGFVEAQRVLRRAQSTGKRVELWPYVPYTNLYIAPPVYDKRAPPGHVRRVDAQIVAPAAGQEEHLATLFSDDNPNACSLM; encoded by the exons ATGGGAGGCGTGGCATCGGAGCTGGTGGGAGCCAGCAGGGAGAGGCAGAGCAGGAAGAGGAAGCAGTTCCACACGGTGGAGCTCAAGGTGAGGATGGACTGTGATGGCTGCGAGCTCAAGGTCAGGAACACCCTTGCCCGCGTGAGAG GGGTGGAGTCGGTGGAGATCAACCGGAAGCAGCAGAAGGTGACGGTGAAGGGGTTCGTGGAGGCGCAGCGGGTGCTGAGGCGCGCCCAGTCCACGGGGAAGCGCGTCGAGCTGTGGCCCTACGTGCCCTACACCAACCTCTACATCGCGCCGCCGGTGTACGACAAGAGGGCGCCGCCGGGCCACGTCCGCAGGGTGGACGCACAAATCGTCGCGCCCGCGGCTGGCCAGGAGGAGCACCTCGCCACGCTCTTCAGCGACGATAACCCCAACGCCTGCTCCCTTATGTGA